A window from Candidatus Hydrogenedentota bacterium encodes these proteins:
- a CDS encoding glycosyltransferase family 2 protein yields the protein MSAQAPERAVKPGISVFYPFYNDWGTMGSMVLLTLETVERLGVEYDVTIVNDGSHDPRNRAVLDEIERRFPSVRVLHHEKNRGYGGALRSGFAAGTREWIFYTDGDAQYDVRELEELYKQAGPEVDLVQGYKIARGDPLHRIVIGRIYHHFVRLIFGIRVRDTDCDFRLLRRSMFDDFTLESDSGTICVELMFRIKKGGYRIVEVPVHHFQRAHGRSQFFNFPRLARTLRQLVQLWFKLVVFGK from the coding sequence ATGAGCGCGCAAGCGCCGGAACGTGCGGTCAAACCGGGGATTTCCGTCTTCTATCCGTTCTACAACGATTGGGGAACGATGGGGAGCATGGTCTTGTTGACCCTTGAGACGGTGGAACGGCTTGGAGTCGAATACGACGTGACAATCGTCAACGACGGAAGTCATGATCCTCGGAATCGCGCCGTGCTGGACGAAATCGAACGTCGCTTTCCGTCCGTTCGTGTGTTGCATCACGAAAAGAATCGAGGCTATGGGGGTGCGTTGCGGAGCGGGTTCGCGGCGGGCACTCGTGAATGGATCTTCTACACGGACGGCGACGCGCAGTACGACGTGCGCGAACTTGAAGAGCTATACAAGCAGGCGGGGCCGGAGGTCGACCTTGTCCAGGGATACAAGATCGCCCGCGGCGACCCGCTGCACCGGATCGTCATCGGGCGGATTTACCACCACTTCGTTCGACTCATCTTCGGTATTCGCGTGCGCGACACGGACTGTGATTTTCGTCTCTTACGCCGTTCGATGTTTGACGACTTCACTCTGGAAAGCGACAGCGGCACGATATGCGTGGAGTTGATGTTCAGGATTAAGAAAGGTGGTTACCGAATTGTGGAAGTGCCGGTACACCACTTCCAGCGCGCACATGGACGCTCTCAGTTCTTCAACTTCCCCAGGCTGGCGCGCACCTTGCGCCAGTTGGTCCAGCTCTGGTTCAAGCTCGTCGTTTTTGGCAAGTAG
- a CDS encoding MoxR family ATPase, with the protein MHSRTELVFRGTDRYYLDPELASVVNISLAMEKPLLLTGEAGTGKTQLALEVARALGMNTEILRAKSTIKGEEACYTQDTVLRLNDARFGTGTTGRNVDRFFDYVIWGPIGRAFLADTKVVLLLDEIDKTESDVQDNLLDILDECQFTIREVNETIKARVRPAIFITSNAKRELSDPFLRRCYCHHIAFPSPEQMLEIVKLHYPRTNAGLMEAAITIFYELRERGFEKPPATSELLNWIGALEHTGLRPDPKNPPLIGVLLKRAGDIQSFRDGGRSRRFA; encoded by the coding sequence ATGCACAGCCGAACGGAACTCGTCTTTCGTGGGACAGATCGCTATTACCTCGATCCCGAATTGGCGTCTGTTGTGAATATTTCTCTCGCGATGGAGAAGCCGCTGCTCCTCACCGGCGAGGCGGGCACGGGCAAGACCCAACTGGCGCTCGAAGTCGCGCGCGCCTTGGGTATGAATACCGAGATCCTCCGCGCAAAGTCCACCATCAAAGGGGAAGAAGCCTGCTATACACAGGATACCGTGCTTCGCCTGAACGATGCCCGCTTCGGAACCGGCACCACCGGCCGAAATGTCGACCGCTTCTTCGATTATGTGATCTGGGGTCCCATCGGACGCGCCTTTCTCGCGGATACGAAGGTGGTGCTTCTTCTGGACGAAATCGATAAGACGGAGTCCGATGTTCAGGACAATTTGCTGGATATCCTCGACGAGTGCCAATTCACGATTCGCGAAGTTAACGAGACTATCAAAGCCCGGGTTCGACCCGCGATATTCATCACTTCCAACGCCAAACGCGAGCTCTCGGATCCGTTCCTGCGTCGTTGCTACTGCCACCACATCGCGTTTCCTTCCCCGGAGCAGATGCTTGAAATCGTCAAACTGCACTATCCTCGGACCAACGCGGGGTTGATGGAAGCCGCGATTACCATCTTCTACGAACTGAGGGAACGCGGTTTTGAGAAACCGCCTGCCACCAGCGAATTGCTGAACTGGATTGGCGCCTTGGAGCATACCGGTTTGCGACCCGATCCAAAGAATCCCCCTTTGATTGGCGTGTTGCTGAAGCGAGCCGGTGATATTCAGTCTTTCCGCGATGGCGGACGCTCCCGAAGGTTCGCGTAA
- a CDS encoding class I SAM-dependent methyltransferase: MPFRSMLIAGLVSMAGLSAYVYAGDEAAKAERKPAPVMSHEGVDWLERPERDKEEQPDVVLKAMSLRDGNVVVDLGCGSGYFSRRLAKSVAPSGKVYAVDIQAEFLEELKKRCKQEDITNVEPVLGTEDDPKVAPGIADWVLLVDVYHEFQQPSAMLAKIHALLKPEGRVALVEYRLEGDSANHIKLEHRMSVEQVTREWKAAGFVLAQLIESLPSQHLFLFKKAAAPSQ, encoded by the coding sequence ATGCCGTTTAGGTCTATGCTCATTGCCGGGCTGGTCTCGATGGCTGGGCTATCCGCATATGTTTATGCGGGCGACGAAGCCGCCAAGGCCGAGCGAAAACCCGCGCCGGTCATGAGTCATGAGGGCGTCGATTGGCTGGAGCGGCCCGAGCGCGACAAGGAAGAGCAACCCGATGTCGTCTTGAAGGCTATGAGTCTTCGGGATGGCAATGTGGTAGTCGATTTGGGATGCGGGTCCGGTTACTTCAGCCGCCGGCTTGCCAAAAGCGTAGCGCCCTCGGGCAAGGTCTATGCGGTGGATATTCAGGCCGAGTTTCTTGAGGAGTTAAAGAAGCGGTGCAAGCAGGAAGACATCACCAACGTTGAGCCCGTCCTGGGAACTGAGGACGATCCGAAGGTGGCGCCGGGTATCGCGGATTGGGTTCTGCTCGTGGACGTCTACCATGAGTTTCAGCAACCGTCGGCGATGTTGGCGAAAATCCATGCCCTGCTGAAACCGGAAGGGCGCGTTGCCCTGGTTGAGTACCGGCTGGAGGGCGATTCGGCCAATCACATCAAGTTGGAGCACCGAATGTCCGTGGAGCAGGTGACTCGGGAGTGGAAAGCGGCGGGATTTGTGTTAGCTCAGTTGATTGAGAGCCTTCCCTCTCAACATTTGTTCCTCTTCAAGAAGGCAGCGGCCCCGTCTCAATGA